In Nostoc sp. GT001, a genomic segment contains:
- a CDS encoding WGxxGxxG family protein: MKSNFITAVGTGILTLSMGILPLTLSAQAQTTNDTGATTTAPTTTTDDRNDFDWGWLGLLGLLGLGGLVGKKNDREPVAYRDPNAPSATNYRD; encoded by the coding sequence ATGAAAAGTAATTTCATTACCGCTGTTGGCACTGGCATTCTCACCTTGAGTATGGGAATTTTACCTTTAACTCTATCTGCACAAGCTCAAACAACTAATGACACTGGAGCCACTACTACTGCTCCAACAACCACCACTGACGATCGCAACGATTTTGATTGGGGTTGGCTAGGATTGCTTGGTTTATTGGGTCTAGGCGGGTTGGTTGGCAAAAAGAACGATCGCGAACCTGTAGCTTATCGTGACCCTAATGCCCCAAGTGCCACTAACTACAGAGATTAG